In Variovorax paradoxus, a single genomic region encodes these proteins:
- a CDS encoding BLUF domain-containing protein — MTQDQTLYEILYCSTLVPDLAPPTVGAIVTQARARNAEQGITGLLVFDGMRFCQHLEGPREAVEALMGRIVRDPRHVDIRIAYEGALRSRRYTGFGLGLAESEGPHLMSGVHALEGETALLHFLALRPSFDING, encoded by the coding sequence ATGACGCAAGACCAGACGCTCTACGAAATTCTCTACTGCAGCACCCTCGTGCCGGACCTCGCGCCCCCCACGGTGGGCGCGATCGTGACCCAGGCGCGCGCCCGCAACGCCGAGCAAGGCATCACGGGCCTGCTGGTCTTCGACGGCATGCGGTTCTGCCAGCACCTGGAAGGGCCGCGCGAGGCGGTCGAGGCGCTGATGGGGCGGATCGTGCGCGACCCGCGCCATGTCGACATCCGCATCGCCTACGAGGGTGCGCTGCGCAGCCGTCGCTACACCGGCTTCGGTCTGGGGCTGGCGGAAAGCGAGGGGCCGCACCTGATGTCGGGCGTGCACGCCCTGGAGGGCGAGACCGCCCTGCTGCATTTCCTGGCGCTGCGACCCAGCTTCGACATCAACGGCTGA
- a CDS encoding DUF2917 domain-containing protein: MSTAICTTESLSSLSVPARTATAAVPPAVRRGAWQIAPGEAMSLKARSTSVLRVKQGRVWITPDATLANPSEDLVLAPGESLTVAAGQRIVMEAWDGYGATYSWDNA, encoded by the coding sequence ATGTCCACCGCCATCTGCACCACCGAATCGCTCTCGTCCCTGTCCGTTCCCGCCCGCACCGCCACTGCCGCGGTGCCGCCAGCCGTCCGTCGTGGCGCCTGGCAGATCGCCCCCGGCGAGGCGATGAGCCTGAAGGCGCGTTCGACCAGCGTGCTGCGGGTCAAGCAGGGCCGTGTGTGGATCACGCCCGACGCCACGCTCGCCAATCCCAGCGAAGACCTGGTGCTCGCACCCGGGGAGTCGCTCACGGTGGCGGCGGGCCAGCGCATCGTCATGGAAGCGTGGGACGGCTACGGCGCGACCTACAGCTGGGACAACGCCTGA